A part of Aurantimicrobium sp. MWH-Uga1 genomic DNA contains:
- the rpmI gene encoding 50S ribosomal protein L35: protein MPKMKTHSGSKKRFKVTGTGKLKKQQAGMRHNLEVKSGKRKRSLNHDEVLSPADSKVIKKLLGL, encoded by the coding sequence ATGCCAAAGATGAAGACCCACTCCGGGTCCAAGAAGCGCTTCAAGGTAACCGGTACCGGCAAGCTCAAGAAGCAGCAGGCCGGCATGCGTCACAACCTCGAAGTTAAGTCCGGAAAGCGTAAGCGCAGCCTCAACCACGACGAGGTTCTGTCTCCAGCTGACTCCAAGGTAATCAAGAAGCTTCTCGGTCTGTAA
- a CDS encoding MMPL family transporter translates to MSSLLYSLGRWAYRSRRLVLVSWLVILVAIGGAAAFFNKGLDNSISIPGTESQAALDSLSTTFPQVSGASAQIIVVAADGQFITDPTYEDALNAAADKMATLPQIDNATSPFNERINGAISDNDKAGLLSIQFSGPTAEITDASLAELEKATEKLQADLPEGSTVSLGGQIYSQSMPTVTATELIGVGVALVVLVFTFGSFLAAGMPLITALLGVGISIALIFLATAFAKVTSTTPMLALMLGLAVGIDYALFIISRHQDELRKGDTPEEAAARATGTAGSAVIFAGLTVMIALVGLGIAGIPFLTTMGVAAAVGVGVAVVISITLIPALLGFAGERLRPKPMKSQKAEAKVHTPNRFFLGWVTAVTRFPIVTILAVVAVITVVALPALNLRLALPDAGSNASSDRSRITYDLVAENFGEGYNGPLLVTGTIVTSTDPLGLMDDLKAELEKIPGVAAVPLATPNMTADTGIIQVIPTGAPASEETKALVQAIRDKHDYFLDKYGVDLAVTGFTASGIDVSERLGNALLPFGIVVVGLSLILLTMVFRSIWVPIKAAVGYLFSVAAAFGVVTLVMQEGFGSELIHVDRPGPILSFMPIIVMGILFGLAMDYEVFLVARMREDYVHSGKARQSIVTGFVGSAKVVTAAAVIMFAVFAAFVPEGDVNMKSISLALAVGIFVDAFIVRMTFVPAVMQLLGNKAWYMPKWLDRALPHFDVEGEGVQHELELADWPGDNNLAIAAEDIGLTNAEGTRSYFRKLSFTLPTGTTLFVTGSDKIATSALLLALSGRLDIETGKLKVANMVLPVRSGAVRSRVALIDVSTHANRNTVEAIEDVSSEKPQIIILDNIDFLTSESERYAVADVLAAAREMASRTGHPLTVLVGTTDDMPVETWGSFLSARVDAQVLDLDNASSSRKKVQA, encoded by the coding sequence ATGTCATCTTTGCTGTATTCGCTGGGCCGCTGGGCTTATCGTTCACGCCGCCTCGTTCTCGTTTCCTGGCTGGTCATCCTTGTTGCAATTGGTGGTGCCGCCGCGTTCTTCAACAAAGGACTTGATAACAGCATCAGTATTCCTGGAACTGAGTCACAGGCTGCTTTGGATTCCTTGAGCACCACATTTCCCCAAGTCAGTGGTGCCTCAGCACAAATCATCGTGGTGGCTGCTGACGGACAATTCATCACTGACCCAACCTATGAAGACGCACTCAATGCCGCTGCCGACAAGATGGCAACCCTCCCCCAGATTGATAACGCAACCTCTCCCTTCAACGAACGCATCAACGGAGCAATTAGCGATAATGACAAAGCAGGCCTGCTGAGCATCCAGTTCTCTGGACCTACGGCAGAAATTACCGACGCGTCACTTGCCGAATTGGAAAAGGCGACAGAGAAGCTCCAAGCCGATCTACCCGAGGGCAGCACCGTTTCTCTCGGTGGTCAGATATACAGCCAAAGTATGCCCACCGTGACAGCCACCGAACTAATTGGTGTGGGTGTGGCCCTAGTTGTATTGGTGTTCACCTTTGGCTCATTCCTTGCTGCTGGAATGCCCCTGATTACTGCCCTTCTGGGTGTGGGGATCTCTATTGCCCTGATTTTCTTAGCAACTGCCTTCGCAAAGGTCACCTCCACAACCCCCATGCTTGCGCTTATGTTGGGTCTTGCTGTGGGTATCGACTACGCGTTGTTCATTATTTCCCGACATCAAGACGAACTTCGTAAGGGAGACACCCCCGAAGAAGCAGCTGCCCGAGCCACCGGAACTGCTGGCTCTGCCGTGATTTTTGCCGGTTTGACTGTGATGATCGCCCTGGTTGGTCTGGGCATTGCAGGCATTCCATTCCTCACCACGATGGGTGTGGCCGCTGCGGTCGGGGTCGGTGTGGCCGTCGTGATTTCCATCACACTCATTCCTGCACTATTGGGCTTTGCCGGAGAGCGCTTGCGCCCTAAGCCAATGAAATCCCAAAAGGCAGAAGCCAAAGTTCATACGCCGAACCGCTTCTTCCTCGGCTGGGTTACCGCCGTCACACGTTTCCCGATAGTGACCATCCTGGCCGTTGTCGCAGTGATAACGGTGGTTGCACTACCTGCCTTAAACCTGCGCCTTGCCTTGCCAGATGCAGGCTCAAATGCCTCCAGTGACCGCTCTCGTATTACCTACGACCTCGTTGCCGAAAACTTTGGGGAAGGATATAACGGGCCACTCCTTGTCACCGGAACCATCGTTACCAGCACCGATCCATTGGGTTTGATGGATGACCTCAAAGCAGAACTGGAGAAGATTCCGGGCGTTGCCGCCGTTCCTTTAGCAACTCCGAACATGACCGCTGACACAGGCATTATTCAAGTCATCCCCACGGGTGCCCCTGCTTCGGAAGAGACGAAAGCGCTCGTTCAGGCCATTCGTGACAAACACGATTACTTCCTGGACAAATATGGTGTAGACCTTGCTGTGACAGGCTTCACCGCAAGTGGTATCGATGTGTCAGAACGCCTCGGTAACGCCCTGCTTCCGTTTGGAATAGTGGTGGTGGGCCTGTCGCTGATTTTGCTCACCATGGTCTTCCGCTCCATCTGGGTGCCCATCAAAGCAGCGGTTGGCTACTTATTCAGCGTCGCTGCGGCGTTCGGTGTTGTCACTCTTGTTATGCAGGAGGGATTTGGATCCGAGCTGATTCACGTCGACCGTCCAGGTCCAATTTTGAGCTTTATGCCGATTATTGTGATGGGTATTTTGTTCGGCTTGGCCATGGACTACGAAGTGTTCTTGGTTGCTCGCATGCGCGAGGACTACGTCCACTCGGGTAAAGCTCGTCAATCGATCGTGACTGGTTTTGTTGGCTCAGCGAAAGTAGTTACTGCTGCTGCCGTGATTATGTTTGCTGTCTTTGCCGCCTTCGTTCCCGAAGGTGACGTCAATATGAAGAGCATTTCGCTCGCGCTGGCAGTGGGTATCTTCGTTGATGCCTTTATTGTGCGCATGACGTTTGTTCCTGCCGTGATGCAGCTACTGGGCAATAAAGCCTGGTACATGCCCAAGTGGCTTGATCGCGCGCTGCCCCACTTTGATGTCGAGGGTGAAGGAGTTCAGCACGAACTAGAGCTGGCTGACTGGCCAGGCGATAACAATCTCGCTATTGCTGCAGAAGATATTGGCCTGACCAACGCAGAAGGAACACGGTCCTACTTCCGTAAACTTTCATTCACTCTCCCTACAGGAACAACCCTGTTTGTGACCGGAAGCGACAAGATTGCCACCTCGGCACTTCTCCTGGCACTTAGCGGTCGTTTGGATATCGAAACTGGAAAGCTCAAAGTTGCCAACATGGTCTTGCCGGTTCGATCAGGAGCAGTTCGCTCGCGCGTGGCACTGATTGATGTTTCCACTCACGCCAACCGCAACACCGTTGAAGCGATCGAAGATGTTTCGTCGGAAAAACCGCAGATCATCATCTTGGACAACATCGACTTCCTCACTTCTGAAAGTGAACGTTACGCGGTGGCAGATGTTCTCGCTGCCGCTCGCGAAATGGCATCACGAACGGGTCACCCCCTCACAGTCCTCGTTGGCACCACCGATGACATGCCGGTCGAAACATGGGGAAGCTTCCTCAGTGCTCGAGTTGATGCTCAGGTACTTGATCTCGACAATGCGTCGTCCTCACGCAAGAAAGTGCAGGCATAA
- a CDS encoding RNA methyltransferase, translating to MLDNPRAPRVKAVAKLATRGARSETGLFLLEGPQAVAEALAYRPQLIVELYATPTALERYQDIAATAVDAGVDVEFVSEDVLAAMADTVTPQGFIAVVHQFPTALKDIFTEDPKLVVILEEVRDPGNLGTIIRVADAAGADAVILTGRSVDLYNPKVVRSTTGSLFHLPITVDVELENVLPYVREAGLQLLAADIKGEDLVLARAHGVLDAPTAWLFGNEARGLSDEHFALAEKAITVPIYGDAESMNLATAAAVLIYESAFAHNKA from the coding sequence ATGCTTGACAACCCCCGCGCTCCTCGCGTGAAGGCGGTTGCGAAGCTAGCCACGAGGGGAGCCCGGTCCGAGACCGGGCTCTTCCTCTTGGAAGGCCCGCAAGCCGTCGCAGAGGCGCTGGCATATCGCCCACAGTTGATTGTGGAGCTCTATGCTACGCCCACCGCGTTAGAGCGTTACCAAGACATCGCAGCAACTGCTGTGGATGCGGGGGTTGACGTTGAGTTCGTTTCGGAAGATGTCCTCGCCGCAATGGCGGATACGGTCACACCCCAAGGATTCATTGCGGTTGTGCACCAGTTCCCCACAGCACTGAAGGATATTTTCACTGAAGACCCCAAGCTGGTCGTCATCCTCGAAGAGGTGCGTGATCCAGGCAACCTGGGCACCATCATTCGCGTGGCTGATGCTGCTGGCGCTGACGCAGTTATTCTCACAGGTCGTTCGGTTGATCTCTACAACCCCAAGGTTGTGCGATCCACCACTGGTTCCTTGTTTCACTTGCCCATCACGGTGGATGTGGAGCTGGAGAACGTCCTTCCTTATGTCCGCGAAGCCGGTTTGCAATTGCTTGCTGCAGACATCAAGGGCGAGGACCTTGTGCTTGCTCGTGCACACGGGGTACTAGACGCCCCCACTGCGTGGTTGTTTGGCAATGAGGCCCGTGGTTTGAGTGACGAACACTTTGCCCTGGCAGAAAAAGCCATCACCGTTCCTATCTACGGTGATGCTGAATCCATGAATTTAGCTACAGCAGCTGCTGTGCTGATCTACGAAAGCGCTTTTGCCCACAACAAGGCCTAG
- the pheS gene encoding phenylalanine--tRNA ligase subunit alpha produces MSAPTEITEAAVAAAVNDALTAIADAVDSAALKAVRTAHLGETSTLAQLNALMKDVPADQKAAAGKLVGQARAQVNQAFTSREEAIVSEEQTAQLAAEKVDVTAAASRWSAGGRHPLMLLQESICDAFVGMGWEIAEGPELEGEWFNFDALNFDADHPARAMQDTFFVEPVDSHLVLRTHTSPVQVRSMLEREVPIYVLAPGRVYRTDELDATHTPVFTQVEGLAVDKGLTMAHLRGTLEHAARIMFGEGAKIRLRPNYFPFTEPSAELDVWHPTFAGGARWIEWGGCGMVNPNVLRSAGIDPEVYSGFAFGVGVERTLMFRNDVSDMHDMVEGDVRFSQQFGMVV; encoded by the coding sequence GTGTCTGCACCTACTGAAATTACTGAAGCCGCTGTCGCGGCAGCGGTCAACGACGCCCTGACAGCTATTGCTGATGCCGTTGATTCCGCCGCACTCAAAGCTGTCCGCACTGCACATCTGGGGGAGACTTCCACTCTTGCTCAGCTCAATGCCCTGATGAAGGATGTTCCAGCTGATCAGAAAGCTGCAGCAGGAAAGCTGGTTGGGCAGGCACGTGCTCAAGTGAACCAAGCATTTACTTCTCGTGAAGAAGCCATTGTTAGTGAAGAGCAAACTGCCCAGCTAGCTGCCGAGAAGGTCGATGTCACTGCTGCGGCTTCTCGCTGGAGTGCTGGTGGTCGCCACCCACTCATGTTGCTTCAGGAGAGCATCTGTGATGCGTTCGTGGGCATGGGCTGGGAAATTGCCGAAGGCCCTGAGCTTGAAGGCGAATGGTTCAACTTTGATGCCCTCAACTTCGATGCAGATCACCCTGCGCGGGCAATGCAAGACACTTTCTTTGTTGAGCCGGTAGATTCTCACCTTGTTCTGCGCACTCACACCTCTCCAGTTCAGGTGCGTTCGATGCTCGAACGCGAAGTTCCCATCTATGTGCTTGCTCCGGGTCGCGTTTATCGCACCGATGAACTCGATGCCACCCACACTCCTGTGTTCACTCAGGTAGAAGGACTGGCCGTGGATAAAGGCCTGACCATGGCTCACCTGCGCGGAACTCTCGAGCACGCAGCTCGGATTATGTTCGGTGAGGGTGCCAAGATTCGCCTACGCCCCAACTATTTTCCGTTTACGGAGCCCTCAGCAGAGCTCGATGTTTGGCATCCCACCTTCGCTGGCGGTGCTCGCTGGATCGAATGGGGTGGTTGCGGCATGGTGAACCCTAATGTTCTCCGCTCGGCAGGAATTGATCCTGAGGTGTATTCCGGTTTTGCTTTTGGTGTTGGTGTTGAGCGCACGCTCATGTTCCGCAACGACGTCAGTGACATGCATGACATGGTCGAAGGCGATGTTCGCTTCAGTCAGCAGTTTGGAATGGTGGTCTGA
- a CDS encoding DUF1844 domain-containing protein — MSESDQNDALHKAVLDIAEVPAIEVIVEVAVNLMSAAAIKCGLAEGPDADSLKDLDEARKLINALAGLITAAAPDISDSHARPLRDGLRSLQLAFREASPIPDDIGKGPGEKWTGPVN; from the coding sequence GTGAGCGAAAGCGACCAGAACGACGCCTTACACAAGGCCGTTCTTGACATTGCCGAAGTCCCCGCTATCGAGGTCATTGTGGAGGTTGCCGTCAACCTGATGAGTGCAGCTGCCATCAAGTGCGGCCTTGCCGAGGGGCCCGACGCTGATTCCCTCAAGGATTTAGACGAGGCTCGCAAACTCATCAATGCACTCGCTGGTCTGATCACGGCAGCAGCTCCAGACATTAGTGATTCTCACGCTCGTCCCCTGCGTGATGGGTTGCGTTCGTTGCAGCTGGCCTTCCGAGAGGCGTCACCCATACCTGATGACATTGGCAAGGGCCCTGGTGAAAAGTGGACTGGCCCCGTCAACTAG
- the pheT gene encoding phenylalanine--tRNA ligase subunit beta, whose amino-acid sequence MRVPLSWLAEYVDLASDITPEQVQADLVKVGFEEEDIHGGDISGPIVVGEVLEFTPEEQNNGKTIRWCQVRVAPDGQLAADGGDAIHGIVCGASNFFVGDKVVVTLPGAVLPGPFPIAARKTYGHVSDGMMASAKELGLGEGHDGIIRLSEMGLDPEVGTDALELLGLSEAAVEINVTPDRGYAFSIRGVAREYSHSTGAAFRDPATAVITSRGVTEVKKFGKEFPVSVDDTAPIRGRVGCNVFATRIVRGIDATAPTPSWMVSRLKLAGIRSISLPVDISNYVMIETGQPNHAYDLDKLSGDIVVRRAAPGEKIITLDEAERTLDVEDLLITSGGKPVGLAGVMGGANTEISDETTNVLIEAANFDPVSIARSARRHKLSSEASKRFERGVDPEIAAVAAGRVAQLLVEFAGGQIVDEGSYFNNFAAPVAIELPAGFVSNLIGLEYTDAQIESSLTEIGCEVVMAGSGFTVTPPTWRPDLTDKWTLAEEVARIVGYHLIPAQLPVAPPGRGYTVAQEVRRRVSNTLAATGHTEVLSYPFFDEETNNLFGSATQNSVPQVRLANALDATQGWMRTSLLPGLIGTAARNRSRGLTDLALFETGLVFLPEAGKIYGQDIVAGGVRPAPEVEAALYAGIPPQPRYISGLYVGDALTKQVGQKAVSYSWQDALTAVQQIALGAGVQITVRQGSHKAFHPGRTAELLLDGKVVGYAGELLPSIAEEAHLPRTVAAFELNLDAVSAAAGVPHTAVDVKTMPAATQDLSLVVDESVPAADVRAAVIEGAGELLESATLVDVYQGTGIPEGQRSLTFALRFRAVDRTLTAAEATESKEAGVALAASRFGATLRE is encoded by the coding sequence ATGCGCGTCCCACTGAGTTGGTTAGCTGAATATGTTGACCTTGCCTCTGACATCACTCCTGAGCAGGTTCAAGCAGATCTGGTTAAGGTTGGTTTCGAAGAAGAAGACATCCACGGTGGAGACATTTCTGGTCCCATCGTTGTGGGCGAAGTCCTCGAATTCACTCCGGAAGAACAAAACAACGGCAAGACGATTCGCTGGTGCCAGGTTCGTGTTGCACCAGACGGGCAGCTTGCAGCCGATGGCGGCGACGCCATCCATGGCATTGTGTGTGGAGCAAGTAATTTCTTTGTTGGAGACAAGGTTGTTGTGACCCTGCCAGGCGCTGTTCTGCCCGGGCCCTTCCCCATTGCCGCACGCAAGACGTATGGTCATGTCTCTGACGGCATGATGGCCTCGGCAAAGGAATTGGGCCTCGGCGAAGGTCACGATGGCATTATCCGTTTATCAGAGATGGGACTCGATCCTGAGGTTGGAACGGACGCTCTTGAGCTCTTGGGTCTTTCTGAAGCTGCTGTAGAGATCAACGTCACCCCAGATCGCGGATATGCATTCTCCATTCGTGGTGTTGCTCGTGAATACTCACACTCAACCGGTGCTGCTTTCCGTGACCCAGCAACAGCGGTGATTACTTCACGTGGTGTGACCGAAGTCAAGAAATTTGGGAAAGAATTCCCCGTTTCCGTCGATGACACTGCACCTATTCGCGGTCGCGTGGGCTGCAATGTCTTCGCTACCCGTATTGTGCGCGGAATCGACGCCACAGCGCCCACGCCATCGTGGATGGTTTCTCGTCTGAAACTTGCCGGTATTCGTTCCATCTCCCTTCCAGTCGATATTTCGAACTACGTCATGATCGAGACTGGTCAGCCCAACCATGCCTACGATCTCGACAAGCTTTCGGGTGACATCGTTGTTCGCCGTGCTGCTCCGGGAGAGAAAATCATTACCCTCGATGAAGCAGAGCGCACTCTCGATGTGGAAGACCTCCTGATTACCTCAGGTGGTAAACCTGTTGGTCTTGCTGGCGTGATGGGTGGTGCAAACACCGAAATCTCGGATGAAACCACCAACGTCCTCATTGAGGCGGCAAACTTTGACCCCGTTTCCATCGCGCGGTCTGCACGTCGACACAAGCTTTCCTCAGAGGCATCTAAGCGTTTTGAGCGCGGTGTTGACCCGGAGATTGCTGCTGTGGCAGCTGGACGAGTTGCTCAACTTCTCGTGGAGTTTGCCGGTGGTCAGATTGTGGATGAAGGTTCTTATTTCAACAACTTTGCTGCGCCAGTTGCTATTGAACTTCCTGCAGGTTTCGTCTCCAACCTCATTGGCTTGGAATACACCGATGCGCAGATTGAGTCCTCGTTGACAGAAATTGGGTGTGAGGTTGTCATGGCAGGTAGCGGTTTCACCGTTACCCCGCCAACCTGGCGTCCAGACCTCACAGATAAGTGGACTTTGGCAGAAGAAGTAGCCCGTATTGTCGGATATCACTTAATTCCTGCGCAACTTCCAGTTGCTCCTCCAGGACGTGGTTACACCGTTGCCCAGGAGGTTCGTCGCCGCGTCTCGAACACCTTGGCTGCAACTGGTCATACAGAAGTTTTGAGTTATCCCTTCTTCGATGAAGAAACAAATAACCTTTTTGGATCTGCAACGCAGAACAGTGTTCCTCAGGTTCGCCTAGCTAATGCTTTGGATGCTACCCAGGGGTGGATGCGCACTTCCTTGCTTCCAGGTCTCATTGGAACCGCAGCGCGTAACCGTTCACGTGGTTTGACGGACCTCGCCCTGTTTGAAACGGGACTCGTGTTCCTTCCCGAAGCAGGTAAGATCTATGGCCAAGACATTGTCGCCGGGGGAGTGCGACCTGCGCCCGAAGTTGAAGCAGCCCTTTATGCGGGAATTCCGCCCCAGCCTCGCTACATTTCTGGCCTCTATGTTGGAGATGCGCTGACCAAGCAGGTGGGGCAGAAAGCTGTTTCTTACAGTTGGCAGGATGCTCTCACCGCAGTTCAACAAATTGCTCTCGGTGCAGGTGTTCAGATCACCGTCCGCCAGGGAAGTCACAAGGCTTTCCACCCTGGCCGCACAGCTGAACTCCTGCTCGATGGCAAAGTAGTCGGATATGCCGGTGAACTCTTACCCTCCATCGCCGAAGAAGCACATCTTCCTCGGACAGTGGCGGCATTTGAACTCAACCTAGATGCAGTCTCTGCGGCAGCAGGCGTGCCGCACACCGCTGTTGACGTGAAGACAATGCCTGCTGCTACTCAAGATCTCTCGCTCGTTGTTGACGAAAGCGTTCCTGCAGCAGATGTTCGCGCTGCGGTCATTGAGGGTGCAGGGGAACTTCTAGAAAGCGCCACCCTTGTCGATGTCTACCAAGGCACAGGGATTCCTGAAGGACAGCGTTCCTTGACTTTTGCTCTTCGATTTAGAGCTGTTGACCGCACGCTCACTGCTGCTGAGGCAACAGAGTCCAAAGAAGCCGGTGTCGCGCTCGCAGCATCTCGCTTTGGCGCGACACTTCGCGAGTAA
- the argC gene encoding N-acetyl-gamma-glutamyl-phosphate reductase, whose product MTYSVAIAGASGYAGGEVLRLLADHPEFEVRTVTAHSNAGQRLVDVQPHLRSYGNLVLQDTTAEILSGHDVVFLALPHGSSGALAAQLSAETLVIDCGADHRLEEKEDWDAFYGGEFNSAWTYGIPELPLSTGSQRDLLVGTKRIAAPGCNASAISLAIAPGVKEDLIDAVDIVSVLSVGPSGAGKSLKVNLLASEIMGSASAYSVGGTHRHTPEIEQNLRKAGAAEVSVSMTPVLVPMARGILATTTARVKPGVTLEKLYAAWSAAYANEPFVQVLPLGEFPRTADTLGANTCLMGIALDEHAGRVVVISALDNLTKGTAGAAIQSANIALGIEETTGLTTNGVAP is encoded by the coding sequence ATGACATACTCGGTTGCTATTGCTGGAGCCAGCGGTTATGCCGGTGGCGAGGTACTACGTCTGCTCGCAGACCACCCCGAGTTTGAAGTGCGCACTGTCACAGCTCACTCCAATGCAGGGCAACGGTTAGTTGATGTGCAGCCTCATCTACGCAGCTATGGCAATCTCGTCTTGCAGGACACCACCGCGGAAATTCTTTCCGGCCACGATGTTGTTTTTCTTGCACTACCTCACGGCTCTTCCGGTGCCCTGGCCGCACAACTCAGTGCTGAGACTCTGGTCATTGACTGCGGTGCTGATCACCGTCTTGAAGAAAAAGAAGATTGGGATGCGTTTTATGGGGGAGAGTTCAACTCTGCCTGGACCTACGGCATTCCCGAGCTTCCTCTGTCAACAGGTTCGCAGCGTGACCTTTTGGTGGGAACCAAGCGCATTGCTGCGCCAGGGTGTAACGCGTCGGCCATTTCTTTGGCTATTGCCCCTGGTGTGAAGGAAGATCTGATTGACGCGGTGGACATCGTCTCCGTTTTGTCTGTCGGGCCTTCGGGGGCCGGTAAATCTTTGAAAGTTAACTTACTTGCAAGCGAAATCATGGGATCTGCGTCGGCATATTCTGTGGGTGGCACACACCGTCACACTCCGGAAATAGAACAGAATCTGCGCAAAGCAGGTGCCGCTGAAGTATCCGTGTCCATGACACCAGTGCTCGTGCCAATGGCTCGCGGCATCTTGGCCACAACAACCGCGCGCGTGAAACCAGGTGTCACGTTGGAAAAGTTGTATGCAGCATGGAGTGCAGCGTATGCCAATGAACCATTTGTTCAGGTTCTCCCATTGGGCGAATTTCCTCGTACCGCAGACACCCTGGGCGCCAACACCTGTTTGATGGGTATTGCCCTGGATGAACATGCAGGCCGTGTCGTCGTCATCAGTGCTTTGGATAATCTCACAAAAGGAACTGCCGGAGCTGCCATCCAGTCAGCGAATATTGCTTTAGGTATTGAAGAAACCACTGGTTTGACCACGAATGGAGTAGCCCCGTGA
- a CDS encoding TetR/AcrR family transcriptional regulator — MGTTTEAEHKPAESARRLKTRERLMDAAFEVFSEVGIHAATVEMITERADFTRGAFYSNFDTKEELFLALAERGYNERLELLRASVANIDVIMPTLLEQNPGTLTATELGPIVASFLEQQGDNRLWFLFQSELRLLAMRDLEVGKLFLEQKHAADQEFGNIIAAAFTAVGITPAIDSEELAVVLMNIYEASLQEAIMAGGTRVQERAHELFMQRMLGLISQLAS; from the coding sequence ATGGGAACCACAACAGAAGCAGAGCACAAACCTGCAGAGTCCGCGCGACGTCTAAAAACGCGCGAACGCCTGATGGATGCTGCTTTTGAAGTCTTCTCTGAAGTGGGCATTCACGCCGCCACGGTCGAAATGATTACCGAGAGAGCAGATTTCACCCGCGGAGCTTTTTACTCCAATTTCGACACGAAGGAAGAACTCTTCCTCGCGCTGGCCGAACGTGGCTACAACGAACGGCTTGAACTACTTCGAGCTAGCGTGGCAAACATCGACGTCATCATGCCTACGCTGCTTGAACAAAATCCCGGAACACTCACAGCAACTGAGCTTGGACCCATCGTGGCGAGCTTCCTGGAACAACAGGGAGATAACCGGTTATGGTTCCTCTTCCAGTCGGAATTGAGATTGCTCGCAATGCGAGATCTAGAGGTGGGAAAACTATTTCTCGAGCAAAAGCATGCAGCCGATCAAGAATTTGGAAATATCATCGCCGCAGCATTCACCGCGGTTGGCATCACTCCAGCCATCGATTCTGAAGAACTTGCCGTCGTGCTGATGAATATCTATGAGGCGTCACTTCAAGAGGCCATCATGGCTGGTGGTACCAGGGTTCAAGAACGTGCGCATGAGCTATTTATGCAGCGCATGCTTGGGCTGATTAGCCAACTAGCTAGTTGA
- the rplT gene encoding 50S ribosomal protein L20, which yields MARVKRAVNAHKKRRVILERASGYRGQRSRLYRKAKEQVIHSLVYSYRDRRARKGDFRRLWIQRINAASRANGLTYNRFIQGLALADIQVDRRMLAEIAVSDPATFTKLVEAARKALPADTSAPKAKA from the coding sequence ATGGCAAGAGTAAAAAGAGCCGTCAACGCTCACAAGAAGCGTCGCGTCATCCTCGAGCGCGCCTCCGGTTACCGTGGACAGCGTTCACGCCTTTACCGCAAGGCTAAAGAGCAGGTCATCCACTCGCTCGTCTACAGCTACCGTGACCGTCGTGCCCGCAAGGGTGACTTCCGTCGCCTCTGGATTCAGCGCATCAACGCAGCAAGCCGTGCAAACGGTCTGACCTACAACCGTTTCATTCAGGGCCTCGCTCTGGCTGACATCCAGGTTGACCGTCGCATGCTTGCAGAGATCGCAGTATCTGATCCTGCAACTTTCACCAAGTTGGTTGAAGCAGCACGCAAGGCACTTCCTGCAGATACTTCTGCACCAAAGGCAAAGGCCTAA
- a CDS encoding DUF1801 domain-containing protein, giving the protein MAENKTVPTTASVADFMNSIDHPCRKADALILLEMMKNSSGVEPAMWGPNIVGFGSFHYRYASGHEGDMPVISFSPRKAAMSVYGVYYPGFEARIAEIGPYKTGKWCLYLGSFKSLNLEKLQSALDWAWNGGIPIISSELSH; this is encoded by the coding sequence ATGGCAGAGAACAAGACAGTCCCAACCACAGCCTCAGTAGCTGATTTCATGAATTCAATTGATCATCCGTGCAGGAAAGCAGATGCTCTAATCCTTCTTGAGATGATGAAGAACTCTTCTGGTGTCGAGCCAGCGATGTGGGGCCCAAATATCGTAGGTTTCGGATCCTTTCACTACCGGTATGCCTCTGGGCACGAAGGGGATATGCCTGTCATCTCTTTTTCGCCCCGAAAAGCTGCGATGTCGGTTTATGGCGTTTACTATCCAGGCTTTGAAGCTCGGATAGCAGAAATTGGCCCTTACAAAACCGGTAAATGGTGTTTGTACCTTGGGAGTTTTAAGTCACTCAATCTTGAAAAACTTCAGTCAGCTCTCGACTGGGCTTGGAACGGCGGCATTCCCATCATTTCATCCGAATTGAGTCATTAG